The sequence AGTCAACACACCAACTAAAACTCAGGGGCTTGGAGCTGGCAAGGCAGCTGATCTGACTTATTGGGAGAGCGCTGCTCGAATGATTGCCGATGTATCCAAGTCTGATAAAATTGTTGTTGAGAAATCGACAGTCCCTGTGAAGACAGCTGAGGCCATAGAAAAAATTCTGACCCACAACAGCAAGGGGATCAACTTCCAGATTCTATCCAACCCAGAATTCCTTGCTGAGGGAACTGCAATTCAGGATCTTTTCAATCCAGATCGGGTCCTCATAGGAGGTAGGGAGACACCTGAGGGTCAGAAGGCAATCAAGGCACTGAGAGATGTATATGCCCATTGGGTCCCTGTGGAGCGTATTATTTGCACCAATCTTTGGTCTGCTGAGCTCTCAAAGCTCGCTGCCAATGCCTTTTTGGCACAGAGGATCTCTTCGGTTAATGCCATGTCAGCTCTCTGTGAGGCCACTGGCGCAGATGTCACTGAAGTGTCTCATGCTGTTGGTAAGGACACAAGAATTGGGCCCAAGTTCCTGAACGCCAGTGTTGGTTTCGGTGGCTCCTGCTTCCAGAAGGATATCTTGAACTTGGTATATATCTGTGAGTGCAATGGGCTTCCTGAGGTAGCAAACTACTGGAAACAGGTCATTAAGGTGAATGACTACCAGAAGACCCGCTTTGTTAACCGGGTGGTTTCCTCAATGTTTAACACAGTCTCTGGCAAGAAGATCGCCATTCTAGGCTTTGCCTTCAAGAAGGACACTGGTGACACAAGGGAGACCCCAGCCATTGATGTGTGCAAGGGGCTGTTGGGTGACAAAGCCCATTTGAGCATATATGACCCTCAGGTTTCAGGGGAGCAGATTCAGAGGGATCTTGCAATGAAGAAGTTTGATTGGGACCATCCAATTCATCTTCAACCCTTGAGCCCCACCTCTGTGAAGCAAGTCAGTGTGGTCTGGGATGCCTATACTGCTACAAAGGATGCCCATGGAATCTGCATCCTGACCGAGTGGGATGAGTTCAAGTCCCTTGATTACAAGAAGATCTATGACAACATGCAGAAACCCGCATTCGTCTTTGATGGGCGGAACGTTGTGGATGCAGAGAAACTGAGGGAAATCGGATTCATCGTTTACTCCATTGGTAAGCCATTGGATGCATGGCTCAAGGACATGCCCGCTGTGGCATAAAGACCCAGAAGGAGAAGCACACAATCTGGTGTGCCATGGGGCTGGTTGAGGGTTTAGAATCCATATCTGAGAGAAGTATGAAGTTTGATCATCCTATATcatttttccttccattttgcCTTATATTTCTTCTAGTTCCGGGGCTCTGTTTCTTAAGCTTTACTTTGTATAATGGATTCCATGACACACTGGTGTCTGAATCTCTGTCTAGCTAATAGATAGCCTGAATTTGTTGTTAACTTTGTTCCAATGTAATAAATCATAAGTCAGAAGATTATGTATCCATTTTCTCTGTTTACCCCACCAATATCATTTATACATCCAGAAAATTTTCTCAGCAGAAGAATGAAGATTATGGATTGTTTCCTGGAAAAACCGTACTATATGTGATGTAATTTCATTCATGctattacttttatttgatcTTGAGTAATGGTCATTGGTCAATGATGGTGAGAAGGGTATGGACCCTTTGTTAGTTTGTGGGATGAATCATTACGGGGGTGGAACTTGGAAGTGAGCCTAATGTTAGGGGAATGATCACTACCTTTAGAGAGTCTACTTGACTTATCAGGTCAACCTGGCTGCCCATGCAATGGAGTGGGAATGGACCTAATGTATAGCAATGATTCTGATCACTGCTTGGACAGAGGGTTAGACTTTCTTGTGGGAACAACCTTCCACTTGTTTTCAAGGGTGGaactgcttttaaaaataattttgtgttattttgataatatattaattgttttgagtTAGTTTCTTAactgtgttttaaaaaataattacataaaaaatattagaaatagaaaacaagtttgagaatatttttgaaaattgttcttaaaaactgtttttgaaaattatttttaaacatatttttaaacaaatccttatctttgaaaataaagctattaaaatattaatttttaaaaattgtttaataaattatcaaaatgcccttacTTTTCCACGCTTACTACCTAAGCTtgttatctatatattaaatctTAAAGAATTTGCTTGAAAATTATGTAtccattttaataaaagattcaTGGCtggttcataattttttttttttaaatataggtAGAAgtatttccttattttattgaaaaagtcTTTAacgatatatttttttacgaacTCAAGCTACTTTTATACATAcgttttaaaactataaaaatcttTTGAAGGTCAATAATGTACATATCCCACTTTGGGTTTCAAAGCTTAAAGATAAGtgaggttaattttttttttttttatctttccattttttaaatacatataaatgaaaatcgcttttataaaaataaat is a genomic window of Vitis riparia cultivar Riparia Gloire de Montpellier isolate 1030 chromosome 1, EGFV_Vit.rip_1.0, whole genome shotgun sequence containing:
- the LOC117917961 gene encoding UDP-glucose 6-dehydrogenase 3 — its product is MVKICCIGAGYVGGPTMAVIALKCPDIEVAVVDISVGRINAWNSDQLPIYEPGLDEVVKQCRGKNLFFSTDVEKHVSEADIVFVSVNTPTKTQGLGAGKAADLTYWESAARMIADVSKSDKIVVEKSTVPVKTAEAIEKILTHNSKGINFQILSNPEFLAEGTAIQDLFNPDRVLIGGRETPEGQKAIKALRDVYAHWVPVERIICTNLWSAELSKLAANAFLAQRISSVNAMSALCEATGADVTEVSHAVGKDTRIGPKFLNASVGFGGSCFQKDILNLVYICECNGLPEVANYWKQVIKVNDYQKTRFVNRVVSSMFNTVSGKKIAILGFAFKKDTGDTRETPAIDVCKGLLGDKAHLSIYDPQVSGEQIQRDLAMKKFDWDHPIHLQPLSPTSVKQVSVVWDAYTATKDAHGICILTEWDEFKSLDYKKIYDNMQKPAFVFDGRNVVDAEKLREIGFIVYSIGKPLDAWLKDMPAVA